In Quercus lobata isolate SW786 chromosome 12, ValleyOak3.0 Primary Assembly, whole genome shotgun sequence, a genomic segment contains:
- the LOC115972091 gene encoding mavicyanin-like isoform X2 has product MALVAKRELACFFLMMMIMAFSGACMAATYIVGDSAGWTIQIPVDYTKWSSTNNFHVGDKIVTHQNFQSCNATSPIASYTSGSDSITLKSPGNFYYLCGVPGHCQAGQKVPIKVIRASARSPSLAPSESALSGSPSAFIAPSPSPSSAPIIQSSKFWLAVTALAFYLIG; this is encoded by the exons ATGGCTTTGGTGGCTAAAAGAGAACTGGCTTGCTTTttcttgatgatgatgatcatgGCTTTCTCTGGGGCCTGCATGGCTGCTACTTACATTGTGGGAGACTCTGCTGGATGGACTATCCAAATCCCTGTTGATTATACCAAGTGGTCTTCCACCAACAACTTCCATGTTGGTGACAAAATCG TAACCCATCAAAATTTCCAGTCTTGCAATGCAACTTCTCCAATTGCCTCCTACACCTCTGGCTCCGACTCCATCACCCTAAAAAGCCCCGGCAACTTCTATTATCTCTGTGGCGTACCTGGCCACTGCCAAGCCGGTCAGAAGGTTCCAATCAAGGTCATCAGAGCTTCAGCAAGAAGTCCAAGCTTAGCTCCAAGTGAATCAGCTCTATCAGGCTCACCTTCTGCTTTCATAGCACCTAGCCCATCTCCAAGCAGTGCTCCAATTATCCAGTCTTCCAAGTTTTGGTTGGCTGTGACTGCTCTTGCATTTTATCTTATTGGTTAG
- the LOC115972091 gene encoding mavicyanin-like isoform X1, whose protein sequence is MALVAKRELACFFLMMMIMAFSGACMAATYIVGDSAGWTIQIPVDYTKWSSTNNFHVGDKIVFTYNKQFHNVLQVTHQNFQSCNATSPIASYTSGSDSITLKSPGNFYYLCGVPGHCQAGQKVPIKVIRASARSPSLAPSESALSGSPSAFIAPSPSPSSAPIIQSSKFWLAVTALAFYLIG, encoded by the exons ATGGCTTTGGTGGCTAAAAGAGAACTGGCTTGCTTTttcttgatgatgatgatcatgGCTTTCTCTGGGGCCTGCATGGCTGCTACTTACATTGTGGGAGACTCTGCTGGATGGACTATCCAAATCCCTGTTGATTATACCAAGTGGTCTTCCACCAACAACTTCCATGTTGGTGACAAAATCG TTTTTACATATAATAAGCAATTCCACAATGTGTTGCAAGTAACCCATCAAAATTTCCAGTCTTGCAATGCAACTTCTCCAATTGCCTCCTACACCTCTGGCTCCGACTCCATCACCCTAAAAAGCCCCGGCAACTTCTATTATCTCTGTGGCGTACCTGGCCACTGCCAAGCCGGTCAGAAGGTTCCAATCAAGGTCATCAGAGCTTCAGCAAGAAGTCCAAGCTTAGCTCCAAGTGAATCAGCTCTATCAGGCTCACCTTCTGCTTTCATAGCACCTAGCCCATCTCCAAGCAGTGCTCCAATTATCCAGTCTTCCAAGTTTTGGTTGGCTGTGACTGCTCTTGCATTTTATCTTATTGGTTAG